From the genome of Triticum aestivum cultivar Chinese Spring chromosome 1A, IWGSC CS RefSeq v2.1, whole genome shotgun sequence:
ATAGTGGAATGGAATTGTACCCTCTACAAGTGGACAGAAAATTCCAACAAATAAAGTGGACCGAGCGACCAAGAATATCTTTAGAGTGAACATTATTGTATTTTACTCTTTGTTAATAAATACCCATATCACCAAAATGGTGCGGTCCTTAACTTTGTAGCATTAACTCTCACATGTCTCGTTCTTGTTAGAGATGATGAGCCAACAACTTTCGGTGGTGTCCTATATGCCAGGAAATTTCCAGGAAGCTGCATCGGTGGTGTCCTATATGTGCAAGAGATTTCCAGGAAGTTTCGTTCAGAGTCAAACATTAGCCTTGTGAAGTCATCTGTGATATATGTGAACTAATGTTCAGGAAAGGACAAGGATAGCAATGAATAAGATATCCATCTTCCTCTCAATTTCTCCGAACTGATGATGGGCGGCATCTTTTAGTGCTACATATCTCAGAGTCATGGACCGGCCTACTATATATATGGCCATGTCTATGTGCCTGGAAAATGTTCCATTTGAAACCACTGTCTACATCAAGCTACATATATTTCATTCTCTCTCTTTTTCATGTCGGCGATGGTGATTATGGATCAAAACATCGTAATCGCATTGGTGTCATCTCTCCTGATGTTGATCTTGCGGCCATTGATTGTAGATATCATCCTGGTAAGCAAAAAGATCTGGGGATTCTTGCGCACACTTACAAAATACCTAGTGCATGATGGCACCCTTGCCGTCGACTCGAAGGTGCTTGATGATAGCCGTGCACCGCCAGTGCAACTAGTTGGCGGCGGCGAATTGAGCTCTGGTGACATAGAAATTGTCACGACGAGGCTAGGTGTGACCGGGTGGAGGTACCAAGGGTGTGAAGGAATTGGTGTCGTAGATGAGTTGATGGACGGTAAGCAAGCGAGCGAGGACGAGCTGGAGGAGGCCTTTTATGTTTTTGACCGTAACGAGGACGGGTTCATATGCGCCGGAGAGTTGTGGAGCGTGATGAGGAGGCTAGGGTGGAAAGAAGGGGCGATATATGAGGATTGTGTAAGGATGATCCGCGTCTTCGACGAGGATGGAGATGGGAAGATCAGCTTCCTAGAGTTTAGAAAGATGATGGAGAATGTCGTTTAGTTAACTACAACGCTTTTTGTTACCTTGCTTCCTTAATGTAATAAGTTGTAAAATGTGGCATGAATAATGTATGTCAGTATGCAAATGTTTTCTCTTTAATTGAGGCTTTTTACCTCACTATTTGTCCGATCTCTTTTCTGCCAAACAATTGGGCAAACATGAAGATGGGAAAGGCTAATTCTCTTGCGTTGGAGCGCTTCGCTTTAATTCAGGTTTTTTACATCACTATTTGTTCCCTCTCTTTTCTGCCAAACAATTGGGCAAACATGAAAATACGCAAGGCTAATTATCGCGCACTGGAGCACTTGCTTTCCGACAGGAAGCGTTTCACCATTTAGGAAAGTATATGGTGCAATTTCATTAGGATTTTGTAGATGATTAGAAGAAAAGTTGGGTCGGCCCCCCACCCCCCCACTGAAATTATGGCATGACATGAACATGCGCTCTTCAAGATCCTATCTCCAACACCCAGCCACTCATGCCTCCTGTCGATTCCGTCTCTCCCCTGGTTGCCCTATAGCccttggaggtgcagctgatcCCTGACCGGCGGGAGGGCTCCCGTTTCTTTGTTAGTTAGGTTTAGTATCTTTTCTGGGGAGGTGAGGCGACGATGTCTTGGTGGTGTGTCTAGTGTTGTTGGAGGGAATGTGAAGGTTATATTTTGCCAGATTTGGTTGGATCTTATGGCCAGAGGGAGCGGAATGCTAGAGGACCGGACTGCCCTGGAGCCTCTAGGCCCTGTTTCTTGAGGGTAACAATTACACATTTAGGGTTTCTCTCTCAAGTAATGGGGTTTTTGCAGGTGCATACGTGCAGTCGATTCCCAGAACACCTCCAAGTTGCAACCCCTCTTAATAGCATGGTTTTCCAAATGACTCGAGTAAAGTGTAAAAGCCATCATGGAACCTATGTTTCCCTTTTTGGtattgggggaggggggggggaggcagAGTTTAGGGACTGAGAGCTGGTTCTTTTGAAGCTCGGCTTATTGTCAAAATACGCTAAAAGCCCCCAAAACAACTCATTTTAGAGATTGAGGCATTGAGCTTGACTTATTTACACATCTCTTCTTCACACTGGAAAAAAGCTAGGGGTAGGCCAGCTTCCCGCAGCATATCACTTAATCACGAAATGATATATCTCCTTGCCCTCGCAGTTGCACGGAATAACGCCCGAAATGCCACCGCGTGTCCCAGCCCCGAAAGAAAAAACACCCATGACACCCCCACATCCCTCCTATCCCTATCCCCCGCACAGAAATCCTAGGTAGGGTTTTCCCGCTGTCGCCAACCCCGCCTTCAGCCACCATCGACCCCGCCTCCCAACGTCGTTACGCTCCCCCGCCGCCTCCCGACGCCGTTGCACTTCTCCTCTGCCTCCCAACTTCGCCGCGCTTCTCCCCGCCTCCCTCTACTCTGCCCCACACCGGATCTGAGTTGGAGGTCAAAGACAAGGACGTCGGCGCCGGGACACTTAGCAACGATGCACACGCGCATGTCTTCGGTCGCCTTGAAGCTCTGAATTTGCTTCTGTATACAGCAGTATTCTCTTTGCCTATTTCAGAGATGCATTGAAATTTGTTTAACAAATTTCTATGGAAGTTTCATAAATTCTGTTCTTGTAAATGTTTGTCATGTTCAAGTTTATACTAGTTCTTTTTAATATAGTTTAGGGGTATTACAGTCTTTTCACAGGAGAACTCAGAAAATAATTCACACAAAAGAACTGGATGGCTTATTCCTATGGGCTTATTTTCACAGCAGCTTATCTTTGACTCATTTCCAAAGGAGGTTATGCATAAGTTACAACTCAAAACAACTGGCCCTTAAGCACATGGTTagaatgttggaaatatgtcctagaggcaataataaattagttattatcatattttcctgttcatgataattgtttattatccatgctagaattgcattgatcagaaactcaaatacatgtgtggatacatagaaaacaACATGTTCCTAGTAAGTCTCTACCGgcctagctcattgatcaaagatggctatggtttcttagccatggacatgagttgtcatttgataatcggatcacatcattaggagaatgatgtgatggacaagacccaaactataaatgtagcatatggtcgtatcaagtttattgctatcgttttctgcatgtcaagtatatgttcctatgaccatgagatcatgcaactcactgacaccggaggagtaccttgtgtgtaccaaacgtcgcaacgtaactaggtgactataaaggtgctctacaggtatctcagaGGGTGtccgttgagttggcatggatcaagactgagatttgtcactccgtatgatggataGGTATCtcaaggcccactcggtaatacaacatcatagtaagcttgcaagcaatgtgactaatgggttagccacgggatcttttattgtggaacaagtaaagagacttgccggtaacgagattgaactaggtatggggatacggacgattgaatctcaggcaagagtaacataccgatagataaagggaactgcatacgggattagttgaatccttgacattgaggttcgaccgataagatcttcgtagattatgtaggaaccaatatgggcatccaggtcccgctattggttattgaccgtagaggtgtctcggtcatgtctgcatagttctcgaacccgcatggtctacacacttaacgtttggtgacgatataagtattgTTGAGTCATTATGGGGGTTactaaaggttgttcggagtcctggatgagatcccggacatgacgaggaactctggaatggtccggaggtgaagattgatatattggacgaagggtattggagtctgtatgtgttccgggggtaccgggtgatgaccaacatgaccgaaaggggtttcgagggccccgacaagtgttgggagGCCTCAtgcgccaaggggaggggggcaaaccagcccactaaggggttgtgcaccCCCTTCACCCCATCCCACATTGCCAGAGGAGGTGGggcccccctagggttcccaccccctttggcttgggggccaagtctcctaagggggaaaacccatctagggtttcccacttgtggccgccggccctagatgggatccctaaggggcgcccccctccccccttccccatatatagagagaggtagagagagggcagccgcaccctcaTACGCCACGGCactgcccctcctctccctcgtagccttcttcctctccgtagcgcttagcgaagctctgctgagatcCCGGACtcaagctactacttcaccatcactcgctggatcgaggaggtgacgGCAtaatcaagccgtacgtgtgttgaacgcggaggtgccgtccgttcggcacttggatcgggagttcgcgggacggatcgtgattggatcgcgaagacgttcgcaTGACGGATCGTGAATggaccgcgaagacgttcgactacatcaaccgtgcttATTAACGCTTCCGatttgcgatctacaagggtatgtaaatCCAATCTCTCCtttcgtagatggtcatctcctagattgatcttggtgagcgtaggaaattttttgtttcccatgcaaagTTCCCCAACATAAAACAACAAATTATGTTGTCATTAACAGAAAATTTAATTATGGGCATAATGCCCCTTCACCTAGTCGGTGCACCTCTTGATCTAGACGCTCCACCAGCACAACCAAAGCCCTCGCTACCATATAGCGATCTCCTAGAAGTGATCATTCATGTGCCATACTTTGTACCCTCAGGGGCATGAACCCCGTATACGCATTCCTCCAAGATTTGACCAAGAATGCCACACACTTTGCAAAAGAATCATATCTTCTCATATACGTACTCTCTTTTAAAGACCCTTGCTGGGTTCATATCCAAACTTCGTACCTATCGAATCCTCCTAGCCAATTGATCAACAATAGCTTGGGATTGATAGACATCCGAGATACTGTGTATCTGCAACCAGACGCAAACACACTTGAGCTTGCATGCATTCGGCCTTGGCTTCCGATCATACTCCTCTATTGGCACAACGAGGCCATGAAAAATCCATAGACCGTAATGAACCACTCTATTCTTATGTCCTACGTAGAATACAATGGTATGTAACTTGTCATACGCGTACCATTGCATTTTTAGAATCACCCGCCGTCTAATTCCGACAATCAGTGCATGTACAAAGCTTTCGATCATAGTCCCAAAAAATTACAGAGTAACTCATATCACTAAGAATTACAATGATATCTCTTGAAGACTTATTCTCCGTGGTGACAATCCTAGCAACATGAACTACTAGCAAGGCTTCACAAAGATAATGCAACCAGACGTAGTCAGAGGCACCACCATCCATGTACCTGCACCAACATGACTGTCTTTAAAGGTTTCTAAAAGAACCCATAATTATTTTATAAGATGGGAAGCCGTGAGCGTTGAATGTGCTTGTGTCGGGATGATCCCCTAGTACTGCGGGCCGTCGAACCAAAAAATCAACACCAAGATGCCAGGGAAGGACATCGAAGCCACAAGAGATCAAACCACAAAAAAAAAACACCACACACTAACATGTACCCACCAGATCTGCATGAACGCATCTACGAGGACAACATCCCAAATTCGAGAAGTTCAGGCCTGCGAAGACAAAAAATCTCCGGCTTTGTGTCGCTATCCGATAAGGCATCCATCGTCACAACAGGAGAAGAATTAGAGTAACATTATTCTCACCGGTGTCGCGCCCTCCATCGGAACATGACTAACGAAGACCCTAAAATCATACCTGGACACTTCTAAACATGCTGGAAGGATCTAAGGTCCCCCTGCCTTGCGGCACGCAAGTGAGGCAACCAGTAAGGTCACAGTCATTGGTCAATACCCTAGTCGCTGACGCTTTTTTTCATCTTTCCGTAGCATGGTGCTAACCATTCCTCATATAGTCATATAGGGTTTTTTTTTAGCATCTCATATAGTCATATAGGTGTGTGACAGATAGGAGTCGACGTGACTGAGCCGGCCCATTGGGGCGAAGCGAGTAGTTTTTGTAGTGTGAAACGTAAAAATCCCAAAAAAAAATAGCGCGCctgcaaggaatcaaactcacGACCTCCTGATCCTAAACATGTGCTGCTAACCACCAGAAATACGGACTGCTAGTGATTGATGATAAGAACGAACATTCAATAACACACACGTAGAGATTTGAAAACACTTTTGACAATTTTCAAAAACATTTCTtaaaaattttggaaaattttgaaatgcCAAAATATTTTGTATACACACAAACATTGTTTAAAAATTGAGAacaaaattttgaattcaaacattttttgaaatttcagaCATATTCAAAAATATATGAACAATGTTTTGAAAACTTGAATACTTTTCCAAATCGTGAAAACCAATTCAAAAATTCAAACATTTCGAgatttttaaatattttttgaacgaacatgattttgaaaacattttttgaaaacacaaacaatttttgaGAAAACACACATGATTTTGAAATCGCAAACaattttttgaaacatgaacattttataaaacattgaccaagatttggagaatgagaacATTTTTTGGATCTATGAATAACTTTTTATAACGGGAACATTTCTGAAACTCCGAATTGTTTTTGAAAAGGcgtacattttttcaaatttgtgaacatttttttgtaaTCGTGTCCATTTCTTgtcattgtgaacattttttatgaaatcatgagttttttagaATTTTAAATTTCAAATAAATGGAAAAAGAAGCAAAAAATACAAATACCAAAAAACTAGCAAAAGGAAACAAACGGGAAAAAACCCGTTTCTTGGAACCGTATAGAGGGTTCCCAAAATCGGTTGACTTGCATTATGGTCAGGCTCaaagtgggccggcccatctcgGAGCTCGGGTGTTTCGCATGTGCGTTGCGTTGACAGTTTGACTAAACAAGCGGCAAATAGAGAATTCCCCTATTTTAGGGAGCTCCTAAACAGCGCCTTAAGCGCCACTCGGGCAGCCAGCACTCATGTGCCTGGTCTATAGGGCCAGAAGAACGTTCTTGACAGGCAGCTGGCTTGTTCGACTGTTTAGACCTTGATGACTGACCATTTGACCTACAGACCatagatttttcaaaaaaaattgtgaaaATTTAGCCAATCCAAAGTATGCTCAAGAAGTTGAAAAGAAGTTCACacattcaaaaaagttcatcaatttgaaaaagttAATAGATTTTTTAAAAAAGTTTCTCAATGAGAAAATTTTAGAAAATCATTGATTAGTTAAAAACTTAACGAAAATTGAAAGAacgttcaattttttttcaaaaaacaattgaacgtttaaaaatgttcatcaatttgaaaaaagtttgtgaatttgaaagAACAAGGAAAAACCACTCCATAAAAACAAGAG
Proteins encoded in this window:
- the LOC123183077 gene encoding calmodulin-like protein 3, encoding MSAMVIMDQNIVIALVSSLLMLILRPLIVDIILVSKKIWGFLRTLTKYLVHDGTLAVDSKVLDDSRAPPVQLVGGGELSSGDIEIVTTRLGVTGWRYQGCEGIGVVDELMDGKQASEDELEEAFYVFDRNEDGFICAGELWSVMRRLGWKEGAIYEDCVRMIRVFDEDGDGKISFLEFRKMMENVV